TGTGACCAAATCTTTTTGGTTGATTGCTTGTTCTTGGTGCCTATCTGATGAGCGGAACCATCTTTACACACAACTGCTCTATAGTCTCCCATGTTAGCCAATACAAGCTTTTCCCCCTCGATCACCATCGCGGAAACTGAACCGACTCCGTTCGTCTCCTCCGAGGCCTCTCTAACCTTTGATCTAGCACCAAGAAAGGCTTTTCTCATCGTCTCCTTGCTCCTTCCCCTTATATGAGACTGCACAAAGTTGGACATAAAAAATGAACCATCACAAATATTTTTCTCTGTTATATGAGTATAAATTCTCCTATCCTATTGCGCACTCTCGAGCAACTCTGTAGTTGGTGTACACCAGAGAGAAAATAACGCAAAACCCCGTTCGCATGAGCCGGAACTAATTAACAATCATCTTAATGAAAATTGGATTGTGATTACTTTAACTAGTGCTTAAACTAAAGGAAGGTGTTTCCTATACCTCTTTAGGCTTCTTGTCAAACAAATGTGACTGCATGTACTTGGTAACCCGGTCGCCAACCCGGGCATCGAAAACTCCGAAAAACCAGAGCTCAAGCTCTTCGATTTGCTCTCTCTGAGCCACAACAAAGTCGGAGTCGGAATCGCCACAGGTAGCCGGTGATGTGTAGCTCTCACAGGTGTGATATCCATGTGAGACTGCAGGCATCATCCACGACGGTTTCTTTGCCATGGTgacctctttcttcttcctccccacACCACTTCCCATGAGGAAGCGTTTCAGCTGCAAAGCCCGAAACCacattttttggtaaaattaagaaaggaaTGCTACTAGTTAAggatacatatatacatacatataatatataaatatatacatacatacaatatatatatatatatatatatatatatatatatatatatagatgtatatatatatagatgtgtgtgtgtgtgtatgtgtgtgtattcaCACAAATACACACTAACTTTTGGGTAAAAAATTAGTGATAATGACATACATTATACAAGGGAACAATGGAAACTCAAAAGTCTTAAAACTGACAACAagcaaaaagacaaaaaaaaaaaccaacataaTGCTATTTAACATCTTTATGTACCATCATGTCTCTTTATGTactcaaaattcaaacattttccttttctttcgaGAAATATTATAATTTAACTAAATTTTAAGGAGAGACACAAACTTTGGGTATAAGTAGCGTTTAAACAGCATGGCTACGTCCAAGTTCGAAAATCGAACTTTGGGTATGGTAATTccataacaataataataataataataataataataataacaaaaaaatgatgggcaactGTCTTCTATCatacaaaaaaatgatgggcaataatgtaatttcataagtccaaattttattgttttgttattAAAACCTCACCTACCGGTGATATTAAAATAtctataatatttaaaattaaaaaaaaaaaaaaaacctcccactctctcgacgttctctctctctctcccccccctccttctcattttctaaaaaaatgtgttcatacacataAAGTGTATAGGCAAAtgctagtaataataataaaggtaaattacaaaaaactacctcaactattaggtcattaacaatttcatacctcatctttaaaaagtttcaatgtcatatcttatctttgaatttgttgcaatgtcataccttcagTCAGTTGACTATTAGTTCatcagttaaatgctgacgtggtatGAGGCGGGGtccactttttattaaaaaattaataaaatattataaaaaactttaaaaaaaatcatttaatattttttaaatattaaaataataattaattaaaaaaaataaccatCAGTTTTGTCCACCCCCACCCCCGCTTcttctcttctcccccatcttcatcttcttcgcccccccaacctgcaacccagaaaagaaaaaaaaaaaaaaaaaaaaccttcaatttgtcttccctcctcctcctcctcctcctcctctcataaaaaaaacccagatcccatcTACGCTGCCATCGCCGGGTTCGTGAGGTGGAGGGAAACCCCCTTTGCCAAGCCGATTCCACGGGTGGAGAACCTGGGCGCAGAGAAAATGGGAGGAATgggtgtggatttaaggagtggtgtgtgtagaggagggaagaAGGTGGGTGCGGGGGAAGACgaactgggtttttttttgggttgcaagAAGGGGGGGttcgggggaagaagatgaggagggAGGGGGGGTGTTTGGGGGTGGGGGGATGAAACtaatggtgtttttttttaattttaaattaattattattttaatatttaaaaatattaaataatttttttaagtttttaataatattttattaattttttaataaaaagtggaTCCCGCCTcatgccacgtcagcatttaactgagGAACTAATAGTTAACTGacggaaggtatgacattgcaacaaattcgaagataagGTATGCAGGGCCAGCGCTGAGGAGTTGCAAGTGGTGCTACCGCACAAGGCCCCCAAATCGGAAGGGCCCccgatttttcaattttgcatgcatatacgtatatatagtaATAAGTGTAGAATATTACCAACTTGAGTCTTAGCGCAAGTGGAATTATTGCTTCTTTACATTGGCCTAGGAGATGGGTTCAAAGCTCATCTCCATCATTTTTTcagtttatatttttattaaatgcataagcttccacaaaataatataaaattccaCACAATAACATGAAAATTCGAACCCTGACCCTCTAAATAgttaaggaaaaacaaaacGCCATCTTTTCACTTGTtgatttgttaaatttgtttgtgTTATTAGAATTTATAGAAGctcaattgaaaactaaaattattattttgaacaaaaaaataaaaaaaatttaattcttAGTATTTTTTAGGGCCTCCAATTCACTTTCGCACACGGCCCCTGAAATCTCAGGGCCGGCTctgaaggtatgacattgaaactttttaaagacgaggtatgaaactattaatgacccaatagttgaggtagttttttgtaatttaccctaataataataacaataatctcttttcttcttttttttgtcatttccaATTTTTCAAACACCATTAATTAGCATCTTACATAATCTAGCACCACCATAAAAGTTATCAACCAAAACTAAGAAACCCGGAAATAAGATTATCCAGATAGTCGAAGAACACAATTAAAAAGACTAAATAAATGCAGTTTTTCAAGAAAATGGAACATGTATAAAGGAGCGTTCAAGCGCTAACCGTGAAAACATATGCAGACTTACATTTGGCTTGATCTGAATATCTTTAACGCCCATGAGCACCCCTGAAATATGATTAGGGGCCATTTTATCTTTAGCACTCATGAACACCCTTGAAATATGATTAGGGGCCATTTTATCTTTAACGCCCATGAACACCCCTGAAATATGATCAGAGGTCATTCGGTGATTATCTAGTAAACGGAGAAGATAATCACCTTCAAGccaacaaaaaaagaaacaagataAATCACTTGAAGGGGaagaatattttaaaaattggaAATAATGGAtaaatagagaagaaattaagagCTAAACTTGGCTGGTTTGCCAGTTTTGTTGGTAATGTAATTATAATTTGGAGCTATTTAAAGTCAATGAGGGGTCTTAAGCTGGTTTTACATTCATCTAGAGACATCCTAATTTTAGGGTTAATGCATGtattaaaatagaaaatttattatttttaatcatctctcaatctttttttttttgtcaaaatcatcTCTGAATATGTTAGCAAGGAATTATAAAATTGTAACTGCCCATTTGTGGATATCATGGTAATGGAATTATGTAGTTCCTGCGAGCATATTCATTGACCACGTTATTGATCACCTTTACAATACATGTCTCACACATATACTTCAATACAATcgatattttcataaaaatattcaaaaaatcaGAGAAAGATATGGAAATTGGGGGCGAAGTCTAAACTTCGCCTCATCTCGAAGAACTCTTATTAAGGCTAAAATCGACAGATATTGTATATATTTCAGACACATATGTTAAAGATTAGAGAAACTCTTATATTTCATCCAAACTAATATTTGACAATCCCTAATGTttcattttgtaattttcattaAAAGCAACCAATATTGTTCTTCGATATATTCGTCGATATTTCCATAAACTTGCATAAATGTGAGTCGAACCAATAACTTTATTTCACGTCTAAAGCCAAaacaaatggttttgaaaaaaatatagtaggTTAACAACAAAACCTCAGAATGATCTATGAAGATTTTCATTCAGATTAATTTATTGATAAATTAGGCCAACTAACTATTATAATTTCAATTTGGTGACCCACTTTAATAAAAGTCTTTGAAGTTTCTCCTCTCCTTTTTTTAATAACTGAATTATATAGTAATTTTAAGCTTTAACGGTTCACATACCTTTTTAACTCCGTAAGCATCTCCAATAGGAGTACTTATTTAAGGACTTCCACCGCCATATTTGAGTACTCATTTCAAGACTTAAACCAAATATTTGTGTTTCTAAAGGAATATTACCTCCAATGGGAGTCCTTATAATATAATCCAtaaatttaaagtttttatgattttatgtgATAATTTGATTGGGTGTACATTTTTTGTttagaggtattcatcaattctCCCCTGAACTTGTGAccattggccaatttcccccctcaactttaattttggccaatttcccccctcaactctcataattagtcaatatgCACtctactgttaatttttttttaattttccatctattcttttttttttctttcaatctttctaataacttccaacaaagtactaaaattaacataaactcacctgcataatatagggtaaaatgtacaaaaacataatacaattagtatgtgatatgggttgattataagaaaaagttatgaatcgggtttaaagcatgtagaagaagaaataataatcctaaactcatggatcatacctatttcaataaaatgggttattcttaataaggagtcgaaaattatgaattgactAGCCATTTTTGCACTAAAGCTCGATTCTCCGCAATTGACTTGAACTTAGCTTtcacttttataaagaaaattgtattcacatacaaaaatgtacacatcaatccttttcgttatcaattttgtatagtaaaaaatcaaataaaattactccatactgatttattatgactaataatactatctatgataaattgtaaaattctaaattttaatctatttgtaataggataagacataggaaaatgattaacatacatcttatttagtttcttacacacacttgtttaattatgatcaaattaaaaaattaacagtagggtgcaaattgactaattatgagagttgaggggggaaattgactaattatgagagttgaggggcgaaattggccaaaattgaagttgaggggggaaattggccaatagtCACAAGTTCATGTgggaaattgatgaatacctcttttgtttatgttaaccttttttttaattaactaaaAGCATTTAAAGCATTAGAAGCTTCAATCAAGATTGTGGGTTCCATTCTCCATTCAAGATTATGTCCCTATGCATCTCCTATATGTTGGTACGTACAGTATGTATCTGGTAAGTGCCTATAATTTAGGGACTAACTTTTTCGATTCATCGGAGATTCATTTTGTAATATACTTATTTTGTGCGCATTTTATACGGAATTGTCCCTATTTAAAAATTCCACTTGAAATGCTCTAAAAtctttctattttcttgaaAGCGACACCTtagaaaggagaaatcgaataCATAAAAGAGTAAAACACATAATTCAGTCAACACATAAAATTTTAAACGTGACCTTTATGTTAATATATGACACGTGTTGTTTGCTAAATAATTCCGTATATTTCAGTCTTGACACTAAGATCATTTttccttcttgttcttttgggttttgtagaatTTGGTGTCAGCATCTAGAAGTTTGTTTTTCATTTGTAGCACCTTACCATCAACGGCATTTCAACGATATTTTAGTGAAGTTAAATCTAACTTTGGAATCAAAATTCAAGATAGAGATTtgaattttataattttctaATCAAACAAATGGTTGAATTGGGAAGGACGGCAAGAAGAAGGCCCCTTTGGCTTCATATTATATATGATGATTCTTCTTCTCAAGTTGATGGAGCTGTCAGCCTGTCATTCTCTAATTAAGTCTTTGACTACCTTCTCTCACGTTGCAAAGTTTCTACGAGCAATTAGGAATGATGTAATACGCTTGAGGTTTCAAcgtaaaattaattgataatttgagGAATTGGCCGAAGTCTTGGGACTTTATTCTCACAATCTTACATGCAATAGGTCCCGACAATATAGCGATCGAAGTGTGAAAGGTTATGGGAGAGACGGGCATAGCATGGCTCACAAACTTTTTCAACAAGATTttaaaaacgaagaagatgccaaatgagtgggaaAGAGCACTTTGGCGCCTAGAATACCGGTGACATACAAAATTATATGAACTATAagggtattaagttaatgagttGTACAATGACGTTTTGGGATGGAGTAATTGAGCATAGACTAAAGGTAAGAGATAGGGGTCTCAAACAATCAATTCAGGTTCATGTCAGCGCACTCGACCATGGAGACAATCTTTCTCTTATGAAGATTGACGGAACAATATAGAGATATGCAAAAGAATttgcacatggtctttatagatttggaaaaagcgtatgatagcgTTCCCAGTAAATTTTTTTGGAGGATtctagagaagaaatgagtatgAGTAGCGTATatccaataaaaaaaaggatatgTTTGACGGAGTAAGGACAACAATAAGAAATCATGAAAGataaactgaaagctttccatAGCCATAGGGTTAGGCTCAGCTTTAAGTGCTTACCTTTTAGCATTGGttatggatgagttaacatatATATTCAAGATATTATCCCTTTTGTGTATGCTTTTTGCAGacaatatagtgttgatagatgaactCAGGAGGACGTaacgaagcttaacctttggtgggaagtgttggaatctaaaggtcttggCATAAGTTGGTCAACATagagtatatggagtgcaagtttagTGGGAATGAGCGTCCAAATGAGATAAaggtgaggattggagatcaggaagtaccaaaaaTCGAACGCTTTtgctatcttgcaaaagaacagagaattagatggagatctcaaccataaaatacaagttggatggatgaagtggaaaaaTGCATCGAGTGTGTTGTGCAATCGttgtatgccactaaagcttaAGGAAATTTTTTATAGAACGATAATAAGGCCAACAATGCTTTATGACACTGAATGTTGGGTTGTCAAGTATCAACAAGTGAAAAAAATATTAGCTTAGCATATATGAGAATGGTTCGtcggatgtgtgggcacatgatAAGGGACA
The nucleotide sequence above comes from Malus sylvestris chromosome 16, drMalSylv7.2, whole genome shotgun sequence. Encoded proteins:
- the LOC126607726 gene encoding putative protein phosphatase 2C-like protein 44 isoform X1, which codes for MTSDHISGVFMGVKDKMAPNHISRVFMSAKDKMAPNHISGVLMGVKDIQIKPNLKRFLMGSGVGRKKKEVTMAKKPSWMMPAVSHGYHTCESYTSPATCGDSDSDFVVAQREQIEELELWFFGVFDARVGDRVTKYMQSHLFDKKPKESHIRGRSKETMRKAFLGARSKVREASEETNGVGSVSAMVIEGEKLVLANMGDYRAVVCKDGSAHQIGTKNKQSTKKIWSHRLFRAKTKTCKSSDLVVGVERVDPDTEFVILASNGIWEVMKNQEAVNLIRRIENPQMASEYLAEEASNRMSRGSISCLVIRFD
- the LOC126607726 gene encoding putative protein phosphatase 2C-like protein 44 isoform X2 yields the protein MGSGVGRKKKEVTMAKKPSWMMPAVSHGYHTCESYTSPATCGDSDSDFVVAQREQIEELELWFFGVFDARVGDRVTKYMQSHLFDKKPKESHIRGRSKETMRKAFLGARSKVREASEETNGVGSVSAMVIEGEKLVLANMGDYRAVVCKDGSAHQIGTKNKQSTKKIWSHRLFRAKTKTCKSSDLVVGVERVDPDTEFVILASNGIWEVMKNQEAVNLIRRIENPQMASEYLAEEASNRMSRGSISCLVIRFD